The Streptomyces sp. NBC_01317 genomic interval ACGCTCAGCGCGCCCGTTCCTGACGCCCGTTTCGGGGAGACTCTCGCCCCGTAGCCCGTAGCCCGTAGTCGTCTTCTCCGCAGTGTGGAAGGGGTGCCTCCGTTGTGGAGGCACCCCTTCTTTCTGTGTGCGCGGGGTTGGTTTGTCAGGCCTTTTGGGCGCGGTCGTAGACCTTCTTGGCTGTGGCTCCGAAGATCTCCCCGTACATCTTGGTCGGGGTCAGTGAGTCCAGCGAGGCGTTGACCGAGATCAGGGTGCCCTTGCCCGTGGTGGTGCTGAAGCCGGCCAGCCAGGGGCCGCCGCTGGAGCCGCCCGTCATGTCGCACGGGATGGCCTGCGTGCCGTCGGCCTTCTTCGCCGTGCCGACGCACCGGAGGAGTTCCTCGCCGAGCTGCGGGCGGGTCGCCGAGTAGCCAAGGGCGGAAATGGTGCCGCCGACCGGGCGGTTGAAGGCGATGGCCTGGCCGCCCACGACGTCGGTGAGCTTGCGGCCGTTCTTGTCGGCGTCCACGACGAGGGCGGACAGGTCGTCCGTGGAGTCGTACACCCACGTACGCGGGGTCGCGGCGCTGCGGACCGCGAACGTGCCGTACGGCCTCTTGCCCTTGTGGTAGCCGGGGACGAAGACCATCTCCGTGTTGGTGTTGCCGGGCGAGGAGCCCCGGCGCACGCAGTGGGCCGCGGTCATCACGGCCGAGCGGTTCGCGCTCTTCACGGCGGTGGCCGTGCACCACGTGTCGGCGCCGTTCGCGTTGACGAAGAAGAGCCGGCCCACCGTCTTCAGGGCAACGCCCTTGTACAGCTTGGCCTTCGGCCCGGTCGGGCCGAGGTCCACGGACTTCCCGACGGCCTTGATGCGGGCGGCCGTCCAGTAACTGAGGGCCGCCTTGCGCTCCTTGGCGGTGTACGAGAGGACCGAGACCGGGTCGGGAGCGGCGGCGGCCGTCACCGAGGCGGGAGCGGCGAGGACGAGGACCGTACCGGCGACGGCGAGTCCCATGGCCCGGCCACGAAGGCGCCGGATCAGGGAAGTTGAGGTCTCGGACATGGTGGTGTCTCCTCGGCAGGTGCGGCGGCAACAGCGGGCAACGGTGAGCGGTTCGCCCGGCAAGACCGGCGGACCGGCCCCCTCGGTTGCGCTGTCGGCGATCTGTGACAGAAGCAGGTCACAGCAGGTCACAGCAGGTCACACACGAGCCGCCGTCACGCCCTACGCAGCGCGGAGCCGCCCGCGAAGCGTGCCGCGTCGCCCAACTCCTCCTCGATACGGATCAGTTGGTTGTACTTCGCCGTACGGTCGGAGCGGGAGAGCGAGCCGGTCTTGATCTGACCGCAACCCGTCGCCACCGCCAGATCCGCGATGGTGGTGTCCTCCGTCTCGCCCGAGCGGTGCGACATGACAGCCGTCCACCCCGCCCGGTGGGCCGTGGCCACCGTCGCCAGCGCCTCGGTCAGGGTCCCGACCTGATTGACCTTGACCAGGACCGAGTTGCCGACACCGGTACGGATGCCCTCGCGCAGCAGCGTCTCGTCGGTGCAGAACACGTCGTCGCCGGTGAGCTGGCAGCGGTCGCCGACGCGGGCGGTCAACTCCCGCCAGCCGTCCAGGTCGTCCTCCGCCATCGGGTCCTCGATGGAGACGACCGGGTAGGCGTCGATCAGCCCGGCCAGGTAGTCGGCGTTCTCGGAGGGGGTACGGCGCACCCCCTCGCCCGCGTAGTCGTACACCCCGTCGTGGAAGAACTCCGACGACGCCGGGTCCATGACCAGGCCGATGTCCGTGCCGGGGCGGTAGCCGGCGCGCTCGACGGCGGCCG includes:
- a CDS encoding trypsin-like serine peptidase; translation: MSETSTSLIRRLRGRAMGLAVAGTVLVLAAPASVTAAAAPDPVSVLSYTAKERKAALSYWTAARIKAVGKSVDLGPTGPKAKLYKGVALKTVGRLFFVNANGADTWCTATAVKSANRSAVMTAAHCVRRGSSPGNTNTEMVFVPGYHKGKRPYGTFAVRSAATPRTWVYDSTDDLSALVVDADKNGRKLTDVVGGQAIAFNRPVGGTISALGYSATRPQLGEELLRCVGTAKKADGTQAIPCDMTGGSSGGPWLAGFSTTTGKGTLISVNASLDSLTPTKMYGEIFGATAKKVYDRAQKA